GGCCTGGAAGGCCCGGTTCAGGTCGCTCGTGAAGACGCCCGCCTGCAAGCCGAAGCGCGAGTCGTTCACGAGCGCGATCGCCTCCTCGAAGGTCTCGTAGGGGCTGATCGTCACCACCGGCCCGAAGATCTCCTCCCGGGCGATTCGCCATTCGTTCTGAACGTTGCCGATGACGGTGGGCTCCATGAAGTAACCGAGGCTGAGAGGCCCCTCCTTCGGTGGAAGGCCACCGGTGAGAAGCCTTGCGCCTTTCTGCCGGAGGCCGTCCTCCACGTAAGCGCAGACCTTTTCGAACTGAATCCGGTTGATCAGGGCACCGACATCGGTGGCCTCGTCCAGGGGATCGCCGATCTTCAGATTCTTCAGTTTCTTGATAAGTTTCTCGAGAAATGAATCGTAGATCGATTCGTGGAGAAAGAGGCGGGAGCCCGCGGTACAGGACTGCCCCTGTCTCGTAAAACGCATGGCCAGAAAGACGCCCTCCACAGTCTGGGGCTCATCGGCATCGGGAAAGACGATCTGGGGGCTCTTTCCCCCCAGCTCGAGGGTGATCGGAACGATCCGTTCGGCCGCTGCCTCCATGATCGTCCTACCGATCTCATGGGAACCCGTGAAGGTGAGCTTCCTCACCAACGGATGTCTGGCCAAGGGGATGCCGCACTCCGATCCGGTCCCCGTGACCACATTGAGAACGCCCTTCGGAAGAAACCCCGCGCAGATCTCGGAAAGTTTCAGGACAGCCAGGGGCGCCTCGGAGGAGGGCTTGAGGACCAGCGTGTTTCCCGCGGTGATCGACATGGCGATCTTGAGGGCGGCAAGGCCCACAGGCGAATTCCAGGGGACGATCCCTCCCACGACGCCGATGGGTTCCCTCCGGGAGTAACTGAGGAGGTTCTCGCCGAGAGGGACGACCTCCCCCTTGATCTCGCTCGCTACACCGCCGAAATACCGAAAGATATCGGCCGTGAGCAGGGCCTCAGGCCGAGACTGGGTCCGGATGGCGTTTCCTGTCTCGAGGGCCGTGATGCGGGCGATCTCCTCTGCCCTCGCCTCGATCGCCTCGCCGATCCGGGTCATCACCTTTCCCCGCTCTCTCGGGGGAACCCGTTTCCACTCCTCAAAGGCCCGGGCTGCCGAACGCACCGCACGCTCTACATCAGCGGGTCCTCCCCGGGGGATTTCGCCGACGACCGTCCCCTTCCGAGCGGGATTTTCAACGGGAAGGTATTGGCCTGTGGTGGCCTCGACCCACTCTCCATCGATCAACATCCATCTCCGGCCGATCTCCATGATCTTTACCTCCTTCCCTCTTTTCAACCCATCGGGGTCCGCTATTTCAACGCCCGATCACACAAAGCCCCCCAAAGAAGGTTCCTTGTCTTCACTCCGCCACGAGAGACGCTCGATGCCGGCCCTGGCCGGCATCGAAGTTTTGGAGCGGTCTTTTGGGTTCGCTTCGAAGGCAACGTTCTCGACGTCAGGCGATGCTGTGATTGGCCAGTTTTTCGAGGACGGTGACCATCGCGGAGTGGTCGAGATCGCTTCCTCCCTGTGCCGCAAGGGCATTGAAGAGCTCCTGGGCGATGGCCGTACCGGGAAGGCTCAACCCCATGCTCCGGGCCGACTGAAGGGCGATGTTGAGGTCTTTTTGATGGAGCCTGACACGGAACCCGGGATTGAAGGTCCGTTTGATCATCCTCTCGCCATGGATCTCGAGGATCCGGCTCTGGGCAAAGCCTCCGAGGAGTGCCGCCCGGACCTTCATGGGATCGGCGCCGGCCTTCGAAGCAAAGAGCAGGGCCTCGGCCACCGCCTCCAGCGTCAGGGCGACGACGATCTGGTTGGCCACCTTGCATGTTTGACCATCACCGTTTCCACCGATGTGGACGATATTCTTCCCCATCAATTCGAAGAAGGGCTTGACCCGGTGGAAGACCTCCTCCTTCCCTCCAACCATGATGGAGAGGGTGGCATTTTCAGCTCCGACCTGGCCGCCAGAGACCGGCGCATCCAGCATCTCCACGCCCATCGCCGCCAGCCTCTTGGCGAATTCCTTCGTCGCGATGGGCGAGATCGAGCTCATGTCGACCACGATCTGCCCCGGCCTCAGCCCCTCGGCCAGGCCATCGGGTCCGAAGAGCACGGCCTCCACATCGGGCGTATCCGGAACCATGAT
This window of the Thermodesulfobacteriota bacterium genome carries:
- a CDS encoding 2-hydroxy-3-oxopropionate reductase, giving the protein MSELGFVGLGIMGKPMASHLVKAGHTVHVCDVVEEPVRFLCSLGAKGCTCCREVAQRSEIIFIMVPDTPDVEAVLFGPDGLAEGLRPGQIVVDMSSISPIATKEFAKRLAAMGVEMLDAPVSGGQVGAENATLSIMVGGKEEVFHRVKPFFELMGKNIVHIGGNGDGQTCKVANQIVVALTLEAVAEALLFASKAGADPMKVRAALLGGFAQSRILEIHGERMIKRTFNPGFRVRLHQKDLNIALQSARSMGLSLPGTAIAQELFNALAAQGGSDLDHSAMVTVLEKLANHSIA
- a CDS encoding aldehyde dehydrogenase family protein — protein: MEIGRRWMLIDGEWVEATTGQYLPVENPARKGTVVGEIPRGGPADVERAVRSAARAFEEWKRVPPRERGKVMTRIGEAIEARAEEIARITALETGNAIRTQSRPEALLTADIFRYFGGVASEIKGEVVPLGENLLSYSRREPIGVVGGIVPWNSPVGLAALKIAMSITAGNTLVLKPSSEAPLAVLKLSEICAGFLPKGVLNVVTGTGSECGIPLARHPLVRKLTFTGSHEIGRTIMEAAAERIVPITLELGGKSPQIVFPDADEPQTVEGVFLAMRFTRQGQSCTAGSRLFLHESIYDSFLEKLIKKLKNLKIGDPLDEATDVGALINRIQFEKVCAYVEDGLRQKGARLLTGGLPPKEGPLSLGYFMEPTVIGNVQNEWRIAREEIFGPVVTISPYETFEEAIALVNDSRFGLQAGVFTSDLNRAFQA